A section of the Parasteatoda tepidariorum isolate YZ-2023 chromosome 6, CAS_Ptep_4.0, whole genome shotgun sequence genome encodes:
- the LOC107448651 gene encoding cytochrome P450 18a1-like, whose protein sequence is MDKTKLLVSGWEVNSLTNTLLVLLVSSLSLFILQKIVKKLWSGKKLPPGPLGLPVLGYIPFLGPEPHKKINSLRKKYGDIIGLYLGTKYTVVLNEYSIMKEVYSNPASLDRAVEQFGHIADFGFGNLNGKAWQDQRKFTMSTMKDLGIGKEYFEEVVRDEVAEFIKYLKTLDGKPTHIFQPLQFSIASNIIAFLIGRKLDKVKEADIIQLSMDFNRIIFQVSGTTMAVVNVPGLSKLYQFLGIAGFKEAARVSKDFNGFFRREVENRLKSSSSQVSHDFLGVYLEELSKLGSEAREKYFSEKMLVGNAVILFVGGSDTIFASLIWLLRLMADRKDVQDKVYAEIKSVLGMDGKAKYEERDLIPYTFAVLMEAQRYSGFVRIPASRIATEEINIKGYTIPKGSYICSNLWAIHHDPNYWKEPMKFKPERFLSDDGKKLLKSPPSFAPFSIGRRNCPGGVTAWMEILSYFTEIMKYYEVSTAPGEKVDFTATPGLIAALLPQQLSFKLR, encoded by the exons ATGGATAAGACAAAGCTTTTAGTTAGCGGGTGGGAGGTTAATTCCCTTACCAATACTTTATTGGTATTACTCGTTAGCtctctttcattatttatattgcaaaaaattgtgaagaaattATGGAGTGGGAAAAAGCTTCCTCCTGGACCTCTAGGTTTGCCAGTACTAGGATATATTCCTTTTCTGGGTCCTgaacctcataaaaaaattaacagtttgagaaaaaaatatggtgacATTATAGG TTTGTATTTGGGAACAAAATATACAGTAGTTCTAAACGAGTATTCCATAATGAAGGAAGTATATTCTAATCCAGCAAGTTTAGATAGAGCAGTTGAGCAATTTGGCCATATAGCTGATTTCG GTTTCGGCAATTTGAATGGAAAGGCATGGCAAGATCAAAGGAAATTTACAATGTCTACAATGAAAGATTTGGGTATCGGAAAAGAATATTTCGAAGAAGTGGTCagg GATGAAGTagctgaatttataaaatatttgaagacaCTTGATGGAAAGCCAACACATATCTTTCAACCCTTGCAGTTTTCAATAGCTTCGAACATTATTGCCTTCTTGATTGGGAGGAAACTGGACAAGGTAAAAGAAGCAGACATCATTCAGCTTTCAATGGATTTTAACCGAATAATCTTTCAAGTCAGCGGGACAACAATGGCTGTTGTTAACGTGCCCGGCCTTTCAAAACTTTATCAATTCCTGGGTATTGCTGGTTTCAAAGAGGCTGCTCGTGTCTCCAAAGATTTCAATGGTTTCTTCAG gAGGGAGGTGGAAAATCGCTTGAAATCATCGAGCTCCCAAGTATCTCATGATTTTCTAGGTGTTTATTTAGAAGAATTAAGTAAATTAGGAAGCGAAGCtagagaaaagtatttttcag aaaaaatgttGGTGGGCAATGCTGTTATATTGTTTGTTGGGGGAAGTGACACAATTTTCGCTTCATTGATTTGGCTGTTGAGATTGATGGCGGATCGTAAAGATGTGCAAGACAAAGTGTACGCCGAAATAAAGAGTGTTCTTGGAATGGACGGTAAAGCAAAATATGAAGAAAGAGATTTGATTCCTTACACTTTTGCTGTACTAATGGAAGCGCAACGATATTCTGGTTTCGTCAGAATACCTGCAAGTAGAAt AGCCACCgaagaaataaacattaagggATATACCATACCTAAGGGATCATATATCTGCAGTAATCTTTGGGCTATTCATCATGATCCAAATTATTGGAAAGAGCCCATGAAATTTAAGCCTGAAAGATTTTTATCTGATGATGgtaaaaagcttttgaaaagtCCTCCTAGTTTTGCTCCATTTTCAATAG GAAGAAGAAATTGCCCCGGTGGAGTAACTGCTTGGATGgaaattctttcttattttactgagattatgaaatattatgaagTTTCTACTGCACCAGGAGAAAAAGTAGATTTCACAGCAACACCTGGTCTCATTGCGGCCCTACTCCCTCAACAACTCTCCTTCAAGCTGAGATAA